From a region of the Bacillota bacterium genome:
- the scfA gene encoding six-cysteine peptide SCIFF: MPKHIRTLNPVSFQHRTEKTGCGECQTSCQSACKTSCTVGNQVCVNKSKK, encoded by the coding sequence TTGCCTAAGCACATTCGTACTTTAAACCCTGTTTCGTTCCAGCACCGGACGGAAAAGACCGGGTGCGGGGAATGTCAAACTTCCTGCCAATCTGCATGTAAAACTTCTTGTACTGTGGGCAACCAAGTTTGCGTAAATAAGAGCAAAAAGTAA
- the yyaC gene encoding spore protease YyaC codes for MTAVNPIELNLKDNGLSDKVRIHIDEPMASGWFCHELSRRLMGHAVNKTRPVILLCIGTDRSTGDCLGPLVGSKMSTSGQEFFKVFGTLDQPVHASNLGGKLKEIQDNYQDPFIIALDACLGNLDNVGCITIGDGSLQPGAGVNKRLPPVGHIHITGIVNVGGFMEYIVLQNTRLNIVMRIADTIVKGFHDTIALYNGNEFQKEAQEI; via the coding sequence ATGACTGCTGTCAATCCTATTGAATTAAACTTAAAGGATAATGGATTATCCGATAAAGTAAGAATTCATATAGACGAGCCCATGGCCTCAGGGTGGTTTTGTCATGAATTATCCAGGCGTCTTATGGGTCACGCGGTGAACAAGACAAGGCCGGTAATATTATTATGTATAGGCACCGACCGTTCCACCGGGGACTGTCTCGGTCCTTTGGTAGGGTCAAAAATGTCAACTTCGGGCCAAGAATTTTTTAAAGTATTCGGCACACTGGATCAACCTGTGCATGCCAGTAACTTAGGAGGAAAGCTAAAGGAGATACAAGATAACTATCAAGACCCCTTCATTATTGCCCTTGACGCGTGCCTGGGCAATCTGGATAATGTTGGGTGCATTACCATTGGTGACGGGTCTCTTCAACCCGGGGCAGGTGTCAATAAACGTCTTCCTCCTGTGGGTCATATCCACATAACCGGAATTGTCAATGTAGGAGGATTTATGGAATACATTGTGTTGCAGAATACTCGTTTAAACATTGTAATGCGTATTGCGGATACTATAGTTAAAGGATTTCATGATACTATAGCCTTATACAACGGCAATGAATTTCAAAAGGAAGCACAAGAAATTTAA
- a CDS encoding phosphoribosyltransferase: MFKDRNDAGNKLAVELLKKNISSGLIMAIPRGGVVLAAAISKQLKLPMDVIIPKKIGAPFNPELAVGAVTQDGVVIYDKYILDLLGLQEDQIQNIVEEKINEIKRRMLLYRDSANYPNYTGKEIILVDDGVATGYTVLAAIKSLYHLFKPKRLLLAVPVGPPDVIQKLTKQVDEVVCLLEPEQFQSVGQYFDNFDQVEDESVIKLLKNQ; the protein is encoded by the coding sequence ATGTTTAAAGATCGTAATGATGCCGGAAATAAACTAGCCGTAGAATTGCTTAAGAAAAATATAAGCAGCGGCCTGATTATGGCCATCCCCCGTGGTGGAGTGGTACTTGCTGCAGCAATATCAAAGCAATTAAAACTGCCGATGGATGTAATTATACCTAAAAAGATAGGGGCACCGTTTAACCCCGAACTGGCCGTAGGAGCAGTTACACAGGATGGTGTGGTAATATATGACAAATATATTCTTGATTTGTTAGGACTACAAGAAGACCAAATACAAAATATAGTGGAGGAGAAAATAAATGAAATAAAACGCCGCATGCTCCTCTATCGGGATAGTGCAAATTATCCCAATTATACAGGAAAAGAGATAATATTGGTAGATGACGGAGTTGCTACCGGTTACACAGTACTGGCAGCAATTAAATCCCTTTACCATTTATTTAAACCAAAGCGCCTATTATTGGCAGTGCCCGTAGGACCGCCCGATGTGATACAAAAATTAACCAAGCAAGTGGACGAGGTGGTATGTTTGTTGGAGCCGGAGCAATTTCAGTCCGTGGGACAATATTTTGATAACTTTGACCAGGTTGAAGATGAAAGTGTAATCAAATTACTAAAGAACCAATAA
- the ssb gene encoding single-stranded DNA-binding protein, translating into MFNRVILIGRLTQDPELRHTSSGVPVASFALAVERGFTNNQGEQEVDFINIVAWRKLGETCANYISKGSLVAVEGRLQIRSYDDSQGVRRKASEVVVSRVKFLDSKKDSAQSKGSFNSGGPSVSEKDNSNDFGDFGSEISFNQDDVPF; encoded by the coding sequence TTGTTTAACCGGGTAATATTAATCGGTCGCCTTACCCAAGATCCGGAATTAAGACATACCAGCAGTGGAGTGCCGGTGGCTAGTTTTGCGCTGGCAGTAGAGCGTGGCTTTACCAACAACCAGGGCGAACAGGAAGTTGATTTTATTAATATTGTGGCCTGGCGTAAACTGGGAGAAACTTGTGCCAACTATATTTCCAAAGGTAGCCTTGTTGCCGTAGAGGGTAGACTCCAAATACGGTCATATGATGATAGTCAGGGTGTTCGCCGTAAAGCATCTGAAGTTGTTGTTAGCAGAGTTAAATTTCTCGATAGCAAAAAAGACTCAGCCCAGTCAAAAGGGTCTTTTAATTCGGGTGGTCCATCCGTTTCGGAAAAAGATAATTCCAATGACTTTGGCGATTTCGGCAGTGAGATAAGTTTTAATCAGGATGACGTTCCGTTTTAA
- the dnaB gene encoding replicative DNA helicase, translating into MLEKIPPHSIDAEQSVLGAILIDKQSINEVTKFLQPEDFYLQSHKTIFEAMLDLDEAAEPLDLLTVTEHLRKKGDLDKIGGAAYVASLTNVVPTAAHIEYYGRMVEESALLRNLIQLATRISTKGYQGEEDAERLMLEAERMLAELGNKRASAVFASLREIIVSSLQNLQYIYEHKGEITGVPTGFKDLDKMCSGLQSGDLIIVAARPSMGKTSLGMQVAFQAAQGLQKGVAVFSLEMSKEQLVQRMLCSEAGVDLHKLRSGGLNEDDWGILMNKSREMAKIPLYIDDSAVLSVRQIKAKARRLQAEKGICLIVIDYLQLMHSGGRVENRQQEIAEISRSLKGLAKEMNVPVMALAQLSRSVEQRQDKKPIMSDLRESGSLEQDADVVMFIYRDDYYNLESEKKGIAEIIVGKQRNGPVGIAELAFVKEYTKFLNLSKREE; encoded by the coding sequence ATGTTAGAAAAAATTCCGCCCCATAGTATTGACGCAGAGCAATCGGTACTGGGTGCAATATTAATAGATAAACAGTCAATAAATGAAGTGACTAAATTCCTTCAGCCGGAGGATTTTTATCTCCAATCTCACAAAACTATATTTGAAGCCATGTTAGATTTGGACGAAGCTGCGGAGCCGCTGGACTTGCTTACAGTAACAGAACATCTAAGGAAAAAAGGTGATCTGGATAAAATCGGTGGGGCGGCATATGTTGCTTCTCTTACTAATGTGGTACCCACGGCTGCCCATATAGAGTATTACGGCCGCATGGTGGAAGAAAGCGCTCTGTTGCGAAATTTAATTCAGCTGGCTACACGTATTTCTACCAAGGGTTATCAAGGTGAGGAAGATGCTGAGCGCCTAATGCTGGAGGCCGAGCGCATGCTGGCAGAATTGGGAAATAAAAGAGCCTCCGCCGTGTTTGCATCGCTGCGGGAAATCATTGTCAGCAGTTTGCAAAATTTACAGTATATATATGAGCATAAAGGTGAAATAACGGGTGTACCCACAGGCTTTAAGGATTTGGACAAAATGTGTTCCGGCCTTCAGTCCGGGGATTTAATCATTGTGGCGGCGAGACCTTCCATGGGTAAAACCAGCCTGGGTATGCAGGTTGCCTTTCAGGCGGCCCAAGGGCTGCAAAAAGGAGTAGCGGTTTTTAGCCTGGAAATGTCTAAAGAACAGCTAGTCCAACGCATGCTATGTTCCGAGGCAGGGGTGGATCTGCACAAACTGCGTTCAGGTGGCCTCAATGAGGATGACTGGGGCATACTGATGAATAAAAGCCGGGAAATGGCCAAGATACCTCTTTATATAGATGACTCAGCAGTTTTGAGTGTAAGGCAGATTAAAGCGAAAGCGCGGAGATTGCAGGCTGAAAAAGGTATTTGTCTGATTGTTATTGATTACCTGCAATTGATGCACAGCGGCGGCAGGGTGGAAAACAGGCAACAGGAAATAGCGGAGATATCCCGCTCTTTGAAGGGCCTGGCCAAGGAGATGAACGTACCGGTAATGGCACTGGCCCAGTTGAGCCGGTCAGTGGAGCAGCGTCAGGATAAGAAGCCAATTATGTCAGACTTGAGGGAAAGCGGGAGCCTGGAGCAGGATGCCGATGTGGTAATGTTTATTTATCGTGACGACTACTACAATCTGGAATCTGAAAAAAAAGGGATTGCTGAAATAATTGTGGGTAAGCAGCGTAACGGGCCGGTGGGAATAGCGGAGCTGGCTTTTGTCAAAGAATATACCAAGTTTTTAAACCTTTCTAAGCGGGAGGAATAA
- a CDS encoding YkuS family protein produces the protein MKKKIAVDESLFNVKKKLSEEGYDVVNAMNYEMADALVVTGMDNNMMNMQETDTKAPVIDASGKTTNEIYAEIKSKVEI, from the coding sequence ATGAAAAAGAAAATAGCCGTTGATGAATCTCTTTTCAATGTAAAAAAGAAATTGAGCGAGGAAGGTTACGATGTGGTTAATGCCATGAATTATGAGATGGCAGATGCTCTGGTTGTAACAGGAATGGATAACAATATGATGAATATGCAGGAAACAGACACTAAAGCACCGGTTATAGATGCCAGTGGGAAAACCACCAACGAAATTTACGCCGAAATAAAAAGTAAAGTAGAAATTTAA
- a CDS encoding DUF2232 domain-containing protein has protein sequence MQLGTGNPAWREFFWLTLAEVMLALLALYVPVLQLVATLLFPLPVALMVRRHHLAIALWTLSVVIIVALLVFGNAFAVLSFVLQAGVIGIVMGLLFKNSVSSGRSLKTLVILSIVIVLLMLFFAYMVNGTNPFDIDKKIFGDLDQFNQWYRDTGVLSAEEEQLVRQQIQSAIDLMISLIPGSLLIWAVIQTFVSYLLARKIFYSLGYKVQAMRTFTEWQYPWYVIWGLIIGLVLLLAGDEWNLISLSDVGKNFLYVMSFFIMVLGISVFTYFIKKWKISGFIKGIIIFIVFLYWPLGIGLILILGLLDPVLNLRQLNI, from the coding sequence TTGCAGTTGGGTACAGGTAACCCTGCCTGGAGGGAATTTTTTTGGTTGACCCTGGCAGAGGTAATGTTAGCCCTTTTGGCCTTATATGTACCTGTATTGCAATTGGTGGCAACGCTACTTTTTCCGCTGCCGGTTGCTTTGATGGTACGCAGGCATCACCTTGCCATAGCCTTATGGACCCTGTCCGTGGTAATAATTGTAGCACTTTTGGTTTTTGGCAATGCATTTGCAGTGCTTTCTTTTGTTTTACAGGCCGGGGTAATTGGAATTGTTATGGGTCTTTTATTCAAAAACTCTGTTTCTTCCGGCAGGAGCTTAAAAACATTAGTTATTCTTTCGATAGTTATTGTTTTATTGATGTTATTCTTTGCCTACATGGTAAATGGCACTAATCCCTTTGATATAGATAAAAAAATCTTTGGTGATTTGGACCAGTTCAACCAGTGGTATCGAGACACCGGTGTATTAAGCGCTGAAGAGGAACAATTGGTTAGGCAGCAGATCCAAAGTGCAATAGACCTTATGATTTCGCTTATACCGGGAAGTTTGTTGATCTGGGCTGTTATACAGACCTTTGTCAGTTATCTATTAGCCCGTAAAATTTTTTATAGTTTAGGTTATAAAGTTCAGGCCATGCGTACTTTCACCGAGTGGCAATACCCTTGGTATGTAATTTGGGGCTTGATCATTGGTCTGGTATTGCTTCTCGCGGGTGATGAGTGGAATTTGATATCACTAAGTGATGTTGGAAAAAACTTTTTATATGTTATGTCTTTTTTCATCATGGTATTGGGGATTTCCGTTTTTACCTACTTTATAAAAAAATGGAAAATATCCGGTTTTATAAAAGGCATCATTATTTTCATTGTGTTCCTTTACTGGCCGCTGGGAATTGGTTTAATATTAATATTAGGGTTATTGGATCCTGTGTTGAATTTGCGACAATTAAATATATAA
- a CDS encoding DUF951 domain-containing protein, translating into MAVRYSVGDVVKMRKPHPCGGEDWEIMRTGVDFRIKCQTCGRVLMLPRPKFEKAVKRKIKTTNT; encoded by the coding sequence ATGGCTGTCAGGTATAGTGTGGGGGATGTGGTTAAAATGCGCAAACCCCACCCGTGTGGTGGAGAGGATTGGGAAATAATGCGCACTGGAGTAGATTTTAGAATTAAATGTCAAACTTGCGGCAGGGTACTTATGCTACCACGACCCAAGTTTGAAAAGGCAGTTAAAAGAAAGATAAAGACAACCAATACTTAA
- a CDS encoding adenylosuccinate synthase, which translates to MSTVVLIGAQWGDEGKGKVTDFLAEKAQMVVRYQGGNNAGHTVVVDDREFKLHLIPSGILYADKSCIIGNGTVIDPKVLLEELKSLQGRGVNTDNLRISSKAHVIMPYHQSIDAADEESKGNQKIGTTGRGIGPAYMDKSARVGVRMADLVDDEEFPKVLESALAQKNRLLTEYYGVEGFDYKELLQEYQGYARDLRRYVEDVSVLVSGTIEEGKNVLFEGAQGTLLDLDHGTYPFVTSSQPVAASACLGTGIGPTKIDKVIGVAKAYVTRVGEGPFPTELFDETGEFIRKQGHEFGTTTGRPRRCGWFDAVVARYSARINGLDYLAITKLDVLTGIDTLKICTGYKYKGEVLTEFPEGRKVLSACEPNYEEYPGWTEDISAVQKYEDLPDTAKRYIERLSEVSGVPVGIIGVGPKRSQTIIMEKLY; encoded by the coding sequence ATGTCTACTGTTGTTTTGATTGGAGCCCAGTGGGGTGATGAGGGAAAAGGTAAGGTTACAGATTTTTTAGCCGAAAAGGCCCAGATGGTAGTTCGTTATCAGGGTGGAAATAATGCCGGTCATACAGTGGTTGTAGATGACCGCGAATTTAAATTGCACCTTATTCCATCAGGAATCTTATATGCAGACAAATCTTGTATCATTGGTAACGGCACCGTTATCGACCCCAAGGTTCTTTTGGAAGAATTAAAATCCCTCCAGGGCAGGGGTGTTAATACTGATAATTTACGTATTAGTTCCAAGGCCCATGTGATTATGCCTTATCACCAGAGTATAGATGCAGCTGATGAGGAAAGTAAAGGTAACCAAAAGATAGGAACCACGGGAAGAGGCATTGGGCCGGCTTATATGGACAAGTCCGCTCGTGTTGGTGTCAGGATGGCTGATTTGGTGGACGACGAGGAATTCCCCAAAGTGCTGGAAAGTGCCCTGGCACAAAAGAATAGGCTGCTGACGGAATACTATGGAGTCGAGGGCTTTGATTACAAGGAGTTGTTGCAAGAGTACCAGGGTTATGCACGGGATCTTCGACGGTACGTGGAAGATGTTTCAGTTTTGGTGAGCGGGACTATCGAAGAAGGAAAAAATGTATTGTTCGAAGGTGCCCAGGGTACTCTGCTGGATTTAGACCACGGTACTTATCCATTTGTAACTTCCAGTCAGCCTGTGGCAGCGTCGGCGTGTCTGGGTACCGGTATAGGCCCTACCAAAATAGATAAGGTCATCGGTGTAGCTAAAGCTTATGTTACCAGGGTTGGGGAAGGACCATTCCCCACCGAATTATTTGATGAAACAGGAGAATTTATTCGCAAGCAAGGACATGAGTTTGGAACCACAACGGGGCGGCCTAGGCGCTGCGGGTGGTTTGACGCTGTAGTGGCACGTTATTCGGCACGCATTAACGGCCTGGATTACTTGGCCATAACCAAATTAGATGTACTTACGGGTATAGATACCCTCAAAATATGTACGGGATATAAATACAAAGGTGAGGTATTGACTGAGTTTCCCGAAGGCAGAAAGGTTTTGTCTGCCTGTGAGCCCAACTATGAAGAGTATCCCGGGTGGACAGAAGATATTTCTGCAGTGCAAAAATATGAAGACTTGCCCGATACAGCGAAAAGATATATTGAGCGCTTGAGTGAAGTTTCAGGGGTTCCGGTGGGCATTATAGGGGTTGGACCTAAGCGGTCTCAAACTATTATTATGGAAAAGCTGTATTAA
- a CDS encoding 50S ribosomal protein L9, with protein sequence MKVILLQDVKKLGQKDDIVNVADGHAHNYLIPKGLAVEANKGKLTEIKKQKDRKLEMQEQEEKKAKDLAEKLKQVKVTIPVKVGDAGKLFGAVSNKDIAQLLNQQHKINLDKKKVVLKDPIKTLGTYQVTVKLHPKVHTKLDVEVVGE encoded by the coding sequence GTGAAGGTAATACTGCTACAGGATGTGAAAAAATTAGGTCAGAAAGATGATATTGTAAACGTAGCTGACGGACATGCTCATAACTATTTGATACCGAAAGGCCTTGCTGTCGAGGCCAATAAAGGAAAATTGACGGAAATAAAAAAGCAAAAAGACAGGAAATTGGAAATGCAGGAACAAGAGGAAAAGAAGGCTAAAGATTTAGCGGAAAAGCTCAAGCAGGTTAAAGTAACTATCCCGGTTAAGGTAGGGGACGCGGGGAAGCTGTTTGGAGCAGTCAGTAATAAAGATATAGCACAGTTATTAAATCAACAGCACAAAATCAACCTGGATAAAAAGAAAGTTGTTCTTAAAGACCCCATTAAGACCCTTGGCACTTACCAGGTTACGGTAAAACTGCATCCCAAAGTACATACAAAGCTGGATGTGGAGGTAGTGGGAGAATAG
- a CDS encoding aminopeptidase has translation MNSLNLKYGRTNVWSKVNEQEKEGIMRFGEDYKGYLNKAKTEREAVDVSASLLTGAGFSEISKMQGQLKPGDKIFTTINNKALLAIVVGSRPLHEGFNLVGAHVDSPRLDLKPQPIAEEEELAVLRTHYYGGIKKYHWLSMPLSLHGIVVRGDGKTIPITIGENPSDPVFTIADLLPHLAKDQADKKMSEVYTGEDLRPLLGSMPLKVDKESDGESKEDNVVKMTVLDILHRTYGIIEEDLISAELQLVPAWPARDVGFDRSMIGAYGQDDRVCAYTGLRAIVEQSLPQRTAVLLLADKEEIGSVGNTGMESNLLANVMAEIMYMVTGNESGLALRRMLTNSRALSADVNAGLNPNFADVMEKDNAARIGCGVTITKYTGSGGKKGANDAHAEFMGLVRSIFNSNKIIWQTGELGKVDQGGGGTIAYMLSEYGMNVVDCGVALLGMHSPMEIASKADVFMAYRSYKAFLDSM, from the coding sequence ATGAATAGCTTAAATCTAAAATACGGGAGAACAAATGTGTGGTCAAAGGTTAACGAACAGGAAAAGGAAGGCATTATGCGGTTTGGGGAAGATTACAAGGGGTATTTAAATAAAGCAAAAACCGAGCGAGAAGCAGTAGATGTTTCTGCCTCTCTGCTTACCGGTGCCGGTTTTAGTGAAATAAGTAAGATGCAGGGGCAATTAAAGCCGGGTGACAAGATATTTACTACAATTAATAATAAGGCTCTGCTGGCTATTGTGGTGGGTTCCCGGCCTTTGCATGAGGGTTTCAATCTGGTCGGTGCACATGTTGACAGCCCCCGGCTGGACCTAAAGCCACAGCCAATAGCAGAAGAGGAAGAATTAGCGGTTTTAAGGACCCATTATTACGGTGGCATAAAAAAATACCACTGGCTGTCAATGCCCCTTTCATTACACGGAATTGTGGTCAGGGGTGACGGCAAGACCATACCTATTACAATCGGAGAGAACCCTTCCGACCCTGTCTTCACCATTGCAGATTTACTGCCACACCTGGCCAAGGACCAGGCGGATAAAAAAATGTCCGAAGTTTACACCGGTGAAGACCTGCGACCACTTTTGGGTAGTATGCCCCTGAAAGTAGACAAAGAAAGTGATGGTGAAAGCAAAGAGGATAATGTAGTCAAGATGACAGTTCTGGACATCCTGCACAGGACTTATGGGATTATTGAGGAAGATTTGATTAGCGCGGAATTGCAACTGGTGCCCGCCTGGCCGGCGCGGGACGTAGGTTTCGATCGAAGTATGATTGGCGCCTACGGGCAGGATGATAGGGTCTGTGCATACACAGGATTGCGGGCTATTGTCGAGCAAAGCTTACCACAGAGAACCGCTGTTTTGTTATTAGCAGACAAAGAGGAGATCGGCAGTGTTGGAAACACAGGTATGGAAAGTAATCTACTGGCGAATGTAATGGCAGAAATAATGTATATGGTGACGGGAAATGAATCAGGTTTAGCGCTGCGCCGGATGCTCACTAATTCCCGGGCTTTATCTGCTGATGTGAATGCCGGTCTTAACCCCAATTTTGCGGACGTCATGGAAAAAGACAATGCCGCGAGGATTGGGTGTGGTGTAACAATAACTAAATACACGGGCTCGGGTGGAAAAAAAGGAGCTAATGATGCTCATGCTGAATTTATGGGCCTGGTTCGCAGCATATTCAACAGTAACAAAATAATATGGCAAACAGGTGAGTTAGGTAAAGTGGATCAAGGCGGCGGTGGAACCATCGCTTACATGCTTTCAGAATATGGTATGAACGTGGTAGACTGTGGGGTAGCCCTTTTGGGAATGCACTCACCTATGGAAATCGCCAGTAAGGCAGACGTTTTTATGGCTTACCGCAGTTACAAGGCTTTTCTCGATTCCATGTAA
- the rpsR gene encoding 30S ribosomal protein S18: MRRDRGRRGKKRVCNFCVDKVEAVDYKDVSRLKKFVTERGKILPRRISGNCARHQRMLTRSIKRARNMALLPFSIE; encoded by the coding sequence GTGAGACGTGACAGAGGACGCCGTGGTAAGAAGCGTGTATGCAACTTCTGTGTGGATAAAGTAGAAGCTGTTGATTATAAAGACGTTTCTCGCCTTAAAAAGTTTGTTACAGAGCGCGGAAAAATTCTTCCGCGTAGAATATCCGGTAATTGCGCACGCCACCAGCGTATGCTTACCAGATCAATAAAAAGGGCTAGAAATATGGCTTTGTTACCGTTTAGTATTGAATAG
- a CDS encoding 30S ribosomal protein S6, producing MRQYELMYILKSDLEEEAVTSIMEKFKGIVEQYNGEIVDLDKWGKRRLAYEIEDYKDGLYILMHYKGTSEISNELDRLLKINESVLRHIIIREDEK from the coding sequence ATGCGACAGTATGAGTTAATGTATATTCTTAAATCTGACCTGGAGGAAGAAGCTGTAACATCCATCATGGAGAAATTTAAGGGTATAGTCGAACAGTACAACGGTGAAATTGTTGACTTAGACAAGTGGGGCAAAAGAAGGCTCGCTTATGAGATCGAGGACTATAAAGACGGTCTTTACATCTTAATGCATTATAAAGGTACTTCTGAAATCTCCAATGAGCTCGATCGTTTACTTAAAATTAATGAATCTGTACTGCGGCATATAATTATTCGAGAAGACGAAAAATAA
- the larB gene encoding nickel pincer cofactor biosynthesis protein LarB produces the protein MDKNFWTDLLKKVAEGSLSTDEALKQLEFLPYQDLEFAKIDHHRHIRSGFPEVIFCQGKTPEQTAEIFYHLSLHHSPILATRADNQAFLAVQRRCPEAQYNSEARCITIGHSAAEIKNKYILVVSAGTADSPVAEEAAFCAEVMKCPVKRLFDVGVAGIHRLLNNRESLQNAEVIIVVAGMEGALASVVGGLTDKPVIAVPTSVGYGASFGGLAALLAMLNSCAMGVGVVNIDNGFGAAALARSIFRLGVS, from the coding sequence ATGGATAAAAATTTTTGGACGGACTTACTAAAAAAAGTAGCTGAGGGAAGCCTTAGTACTGATGAAGCCTTAAAGCAGCTAGAATTTTTACCCTATCAGGATTTAGAGTTTGCAAAAATTGATCATCATCGTCATATTCGCTCCGGTTTTCCGGAGGTCATTTTTTGTCAGGGAAAAACACCGGAACAAACAGCGGAGATTTTTTACCACCTCTCTTTGCATCATTCCCCCATTTTAGCGACCCGCGCCGATAACCAGGCCTTTCTTGCCGTACAAAGAAGATGCCCCGAAGCACAATACAACAGTGAGGCACGTTGCATTACCATTGGACATTCTGCTGCTGAAATTAAAAACAAGTATATTTTAGTAGTGAGTGCGGGAACCGCTGATTCACCTGTTGCTGAAGAGGCGGCTTTTTGTGCGGAAGTTATGAAGTGTCCGGTTAAAAGATTATTTGACGTGGGAGTGGCCGGAATTCACCGGCTTTTAAACAACCGGGAATCACTGCAAAATGCTGAAGTAATAATTGTGGTGGCCGGAATGGAAGGGGCTCTGGCCAGTGTGGTAGGAGGTTTGACAGATAAACCTGTGATAGCTGTTCCTACCAGTGTGGGGTACGGTGCTAGTTTCGGCGGGTTAGCCGCATTACTGGCCATGCTCAACAGTTGTGCCATGGGTGTGGGCGTGGTAAATATTGATAACGGCTTTGGGGCAGCTGCACTAGCACGTTCCATATTTAGATTGGGGGTATCATAA
- a CDS encoding CvpA family protein — protein MNWLDWLFIMVIAISAIKGLRNGFMYGAAGIAGLLGGIWAAVNFHAQLASYLASQWGWDKKISDYLMSLAQTNNVDSTFISPSDVVSSIMPAISLSTGTVLNMVAFALIVIITYAFLGTTLKLLARAASRTIFSPFDKLAGGILGLAKGILFASIILVIIFSLKIPLTLLSAGDGPGAIALAVQKSQLTPFLLNLISMLNLPIPVLNVNTAVV, from the coding sequence TTGAACTGGCTGGATTGGCTATTTATTATGGTTATCGCTATATCGGCAATCAAAGGTTTGCGAAACGGGTTCATGTACGGGGCTGCGGGTATAGCAGGCTTATTAGGAGGTATATGGGCAGCAGTTAATTTTCACGCCCAACTGGCTTCATATTTGGCATCCCAATGGGGCTGGGACAAGAAAATTTCGGATTATCTAATGTCCCTGGCCCAAACAAATAATGTCGACAGCACATTCATATCTCCTTCCGATGTAGTGAGTTCTATTATGCCTGCCATTAGTCTATCTACCGGTACTGTCTTGAACATGGTAGCCTTTGCTTTAATTGTGATAATTACATACGCCTTTTTAGGCACAACATTAAAATTATTAGCCAGGGCTGCTTCCCGAACAATATTCTCGCCTTTTGACAAACTGGCCGGGGGTATTCTTGGATTAGCAAAGGGAATCCTTTTTGCTTCAATAATATTGGTCATAATTTTTTCGCTAAAAATACCCTTAACCTTATTATCAGCAGGTGATGGACCCGGGGCAATTGCTTTAGCAGTGCAAAAGAGCCAGTTAACCCCTTTTCTGTTAAACTTAATCAGCATGCTAAACTTACCGATACCTGTGTTAAACGTGAACACGGCCGTTGTGTAA